From the genome of Pseudonocardia sp. EC080619-01:
TCCGTGGAGGGTGAGGCGGGTGGCGCTGCGGTGTCGGGCCCGTCGGGTGCCGGTTCCGGCGACATCGCTGCCTGGGGAAGCGATTCCGCAGAAGGCGATGCGGGCGGTGCCCCGGCGTCCGGCCCGCCGGACACGGGTTCCGGGGACGAGCCGGCGGACCGGCCGGAGGAGCGCCATGTATGAGCTGACCCGCGTCCGTCTCTTCTCGGTCGGCCCCACCGCCGCCCGCTACCAGGACGTCTCGCTCGACCTGCGCGGCGTCGGGCGCCCGGTGAAGGTGGCGGTGCAGGAGGACCTGTTCGCGCCGGACGCGCTCGACCGCACGACCCCGCGGCGGCCGTCGCCGGCGTCGGTGCTGTTCCTGGAGAACGGCGGCGGCAAGTCCGTCCTGCTCAAGCTGATCTTCTCGGTGCTGCTGCCGGGGCGCCGCCAGGTCGTGGGCACGACGAGCACGACGGTCCTGGAGAACTTCGTGCTCGCCGAGGACGTCGCGCACGTCGTCTGCGAGTGGATGCACGTCGGGACCGGCGCGCTGCTGGTCACCGGCAAGGCGTCGGAGTGGCGCGGGCACGTGGCGTCGTCGGACCCGGAGAAGCTGGCCGACGCCTGGTACGCGTTCCGTCCCGCGCCCGGGTTCGGTCTCGACGACCTGCCCTTCACCCACGACCGGAAGCGGATCACCCTCGCGTCGTTCCGGGAGCGGCTGCACGCCGCCCACCGCGACCATCCCGGCATCGAGCTGGCCTGGGAGACCGGGCACCGGGACTGGACCCGGCACCTCGTCGAGATCGGGCTGGACCCCGAGCTGTTCCGCTACCAGCGGGCGATGAACGCCGGCGAGGGCGAGGCCGCGGAGGCGTTCTCGTTCTCCAGCGACGAGGCGTTCGTCGACTTCCTGCTCCGTGCGGTGCTGGACCCGGAGGAACCGCAGAACGTCGCCGAGCTCGTCGCCGGCTACGCCGACCGGCTGGCGCAGCGGGAGGAGCTGGAATCGGAGCGCGAGTTCGTCGACGGCACGCTGTCCCGGCTGGAGCCGATGGTGGAGGCCGAGGAGACGGCGGCGGCCGCGCGGTCGGCGGAGGACACGGCCCGCGCTGCGCTGCGCACGACGGCCGAGGGCATCGCCGCCCGGCGGGTCGCGGAGTCGACCCGCGCGGAGACGACCCGGACCACCGTCACGGAGGCCGTCGCGGCCGAGCAGGAGGCCGCGGCCTCGTCGGAACGGTTGCAGGACACCGTCGGCGAGCTGCGCCGGCTGACCGCGGAGCTCGCGGTGCGGGCCGCGGAGGAGACCGCCGCGACGGCGACGCGGGAGCGTGACGAGGCCGCGTCCGTGTCGTCGGCCCGCGACGCGGTCGAGCCGGTGCTCGCCCACCGCGTCGCCGCGGCCGAGGCCGCGCGGCTGCGCAGCCGCGTCGACGAGGAGGAGCAGAAGGCCCGTCCGGCCCTGCAGGCCCGCCAGGACGCCGCCCGCGAGCTGTCCGCCGCGCTGCTGCGGACCGCCGGTGAGGCCGACGCCGCGGCGGAGGCAGCGGAGGAGACCCGGTCGGCCGCCGACGACCGGGCCACCGAGGCCCGCTCCGAGCAGGTCGCCCGCGCGGCCGACGCCGCACGCGCCGAGAGCGCGGTCTCGCAGGCCGAGGAGTCCCTCGCCGACCTGGACCGGCGGGTCGCCGCCGCCGTGAAGGCCGGTCACCTGAAGGCCGGGTCCGGGCCCGACGACGTCGAGCACGAGGCCCCCGCCGCGGAGCGGGACGCCGCTGCGACCGCGACGGCGCTGGCCGACGCCGACACCGCCGCCTCCGGGATCCGCGACGAGCGCCGGGCCGCCGAGGCGCGCCGCACCGCCGCCCAGGACGCCGCGGCCACCGCCCGGGCCGCCGCGGCGTCGGCGGAGACCGCGCGGGCCGGCGCCGCAGCCGAGAGCGACGACCTGGCGGGCGAGCCCCGCCCGGCCGAGCTGCTCGGTGTCGAGACGGTCCGGGCCGCCGCGGATGCCGGCCTCGTCGTCGAGACGATCACCGCCGCCGTCCGGGGCGCGGAGCGCGAGCGGACCTCGCTGCTCGGCGACCAGCGCCGGGACGAGCGCGCACTGCACGCCCTCGGCGACGGTGGGCTGCTCCCGGACCCGCAGGAGATCGAGTCCGTGCTGGAGGTGCTGGAGAAGGCCGGCATCACCGCCTGGTCCGGTCGCCGGTACATCGCGACGCTCCCGGCCGCGGACCGCGCGACCGTGCTGGAGCGGCTGCCGCACCTGGCCGGCGGGATCCTCCTCAACGACGCCGCCGACGCCGCGCGCGCCCGCACCGAGCTCGACGAGGCCCGGCTGCTCCCGGCGTCGCTCGTCGCGGTGGGCTCCACCGCCGCGGTGGACGCCGCGACGGACGCGGCACCGGGGATCGAGCTCGTCGTCCCGCCGAACCCGGCGCTGCACGACGAGGACGCCGCCGAGGAGGTCCGGCTCCGGCTGGTCGCCGAGACCACCGACCGGTCCGCGCGGATCGCCGCGCTCGAGGAGACGCTCGACTCGGACCGCCGGCTGCGGGACCGGTTCGCGGCGCTGCGGGACCGCCGTCCCACCGTCGACGAGCTGACCGACGCGGCGGCCGGCGCCGAACGGGAGCGCGACGAGGCCGTCCGCGCCTACCAGGAGACCGTCGCCGAGGTGGCCGCGCTGGACGAGCGCGCCGACCGGCTCACCACCGACCGGCCCGGCCTGGAGCGCACCGCGGCCGACGCCCGTCGCCGTGCCGAGGCGCTCGCCGCGCTCCGTGACGAGCTCGCCCGGCGGCCCGGTGTGGAGGAACGCCGCCGGACCGGGACCGCGGACGCGGCCCGGCTGCGCGACGAGGCGGAGACCGCGGGCGAGAGCGCGACCCGGGCCGGACGCGAGGCTGCGGCCGCGCAGCAGACCCGGGACCGGCAGAAGAGCATCGCGGCGAACGCGCGGGACGAGGCCGCCGGCCTGCCGCTGGAGGAGGCCCCCGACCCGGCCGGTGCGCCGGACACCTCGCTGGCCGAGCTGCGGGACGTCTTCCAGCGCGCCCGCGACGCCTACGCCTCGGCCGCCGTCGACACCGACCTGCGCGGGTCGCTGGAGCGGGCCGAGGCCGACGCCGCGTCGAAGCGGGTCACCGTCGACGGGCTGCCGCGCTCGGTGGTGGAGGCCGCGACGGCGTTCCTGCACACCCCCGACGGCGCCGACGCGGCGAGCCGCCGGGCCGCCGCCGAGCAGGCCCGGGAGGCCTACGAGCAGGCCGAGGAGCGCAGGCAGAAGGCCAACACCGAGGTCGAGGTGCTCCGCCGCGAGCTGGCCTCGCAGCCCGCAGGCGAGCGCCCGATCGACCCGTACGAGCCGCCCCGCGACGTCGAGCACGGCCGCGAGCTGGTGGCCCGGGCGTCGGCGGAGCTCGACGCGGCCGGCACCGAGCTGGAGCGGACCCGGCGGGCCCGGCAGGCCGCCGAGGAGACCCACCGCGACGCCGAGGACGCGTCCCGCGGGTTCGCCCGGATCGTCGAGGGCCTGGAGGAGACGCCGGAGGCGGGCGGGCTCCCGTTCGAGGGCGACGTCGACGAGGCCGTCGCCACCCTGAAACGGCACCAGGCCCGGGTGCGCGACGCGGTCGCCGAGCGCGGCCGCGCCGACCGCCGGGTGCGCGAGGGCGTCGACGCCGTCGCCCGCTTCGCCCAGGACCCGCGGTTCGCGACGCTGTCGTCGCCGGTGCACCGCCACATCGGCGGGGTGGACCGCGCCGAGATGCCCGGTCTGGCCCGGGAGTGGATCGACGCGCTGCGCCCGCGGCTGCGCTCGCTCGACGACGATCTCGGCAACATCGAGCGGCACCGCTCCGGCATCGTGACGCGGCTGTCCGGGATGGTCGGCGAGGCGCTGCGGATGGTGCGGCTCGCGCAGAAGGTCTCGCAGCTCCCGGACGGCCTCGGTGACTGGTCCGGCCAGCAGTTCCTGCGGATCCGGTTCGAGGAGCTCCCCGACACCGCGCTGCGGCACGAGCTGGGGATCGTCGTCGACCGGACGGCGGAGGCGGCCGCGGCCAAGTCGGGCCGCCCGGCCCGCGACCGGCGCGACGGCATGTCGATGCTGCTGCGCGGGGTGCGGGCGGCGATGCCGAAGGGCGTCCGGGTGGAGATGCTCAAGCCGGACGCCGTGCTCCGCACCGAGCGGCTGCGGGTCTCCGCGATCAAGGACGTCTTCTCCGGCGGGCAGCAGCTGACGGCCGCGATCGTCCTGTACTGCACGATGGCCGCGCTCCGGGCGCACCAGCGCGGGCACGGGCGTCGTGCGCACGCCGGGGTGCTGTTCCTGGACAACCCGATCGGACGGGCGTCGGCGGGATACCTGCTGGAGCTGCAGTTCGGTGTCGCGCAGGCGCTGGGGGTGCAGCTCGTCTACACCACAGGCCTGTTCGACGCGGGCGCCCTGTCCGGGTTCCCGCTGCTCATCCGGCTCCGCAACGACGCCGACCTGCGCGCGGGCCGGAAGTACCTCTCGGTCGACGAGCGGGTGACGCGGTCGGTGCCGGACGGCGACGAGGGCGGCGGCCGGATCAGCGCGGCCCGCGTCTACCGGCGCGCCGACGCGCCCACCGATCCGGGTACGGAGACGGTCCCGGCCACGGGCCCCGAGCCGGGTGAGGACGCCGGGCCGCGGACCGGCAGCGGAGCCGGCCCGGACGGCGTCGACGCGGCGGGTCCCGCCGGGTCCCCGGGAGCGGGCGACCGGCCCGGCACGGGCGACGTCACCGGCCCGGTTCAGGAGTGACCGGTCCCGAGGCCGGTCCCGTCGCGGTGCGGCTGGCGGAGCTGCTGCGGGCCACCGGACGGACCCGGCTCGCACGGGCCGCGGTCCAGCGCGCCCACCTCGAGGCCGACCCGTCGTCGGTGGGGACCGCGGGGGCGCGTCGTGGCCTGGCTGCGGCACTCGACGAGCTGGCGGCCGCCGGTGTGCTGGTCCCGACCCGGGAGACCGACGACGGCGTCCCGCCGCTGCCGAAGTCGGTGAAGCTGCTCCGGCCCGGCGCAGTGGGCCCGGTGGCCGCGGGACCGGGCGGGCGCGGCGTCCCGTGGCACGCCGAGCTCGCCTGGGCCGCGGACCTCCCGCACCCGCCGCCGGTGCTGCGCCGGGTCAGCGACTGGCTCTTCGCCGGTGGGACCCGGGCGGTGGAGGTCCCGCTCCGCGAACGCGCGCTGGAGATCACCGGTGACGAGAAGGCGTTCGACGGGAGGCTGCCCGGCCGGCTCGACCTGGCGACGCTGCGCGCCCGGCGGGTGGTCCCGCCGCTGCATGTCGAGTCGCTGCCCGCCGGGGGCACGGTGCTGCTGGTGGTCGAGAACGCCGACACCGCGGACTCGCTGGTCCGGGCCCTGCGTGACGATCCCGGCCCGGTCGCCGGTGTCGCGTGGGGGGCGGGGAACGCGTTCACGGCGTCGGTGCTGCGTCTGCGCGACGACCCGCCCGCGGCGATCCGGTACTTCGGTGATCTCGACGCCGCCGGCCTGCGGATCCCGCGCCGGGCCTCCGAGCTCGCCGTGGCGGAGGGGCTGCCGGAGGTGCGTCCGGCGACCGGGCTGTACCGGGCGCTGCTGGAACACGGGGTGCCCGCACCGTCCGCGCGGATCGACCACTCCGACGTGGACTGGCTCGATCCCGGTCTGCGCGGCCCGGTCCGGGAGCTGTTCGCGTCCGGGATGAGGCTGGCCCAGGAGGCGGTCGGGCACCGTGTCCTGTCCGCAGGCCGGGACTGGCGCACCGGCCTCCCCCCGACCTGACCACCCCGCCCCGCCCCGCCCGGACCCGAGTTCGCACGGGTTCGCTCTCTTCACACGGGATCGGACCCCGTGCGAGGAGAGGGATCCCGTGCGAACCGGGGACGGGGAAGGGGACGGACCGATCAGTCGTCGTCGCGGTCGTCGCGGTCGTCGGTGGAGTCGTCGCCGTCGACGTCGTGGTCGAGGATCTCCCCGGTGGCGGCGTCGACGTCGATGTCGTGCTCCGTGCCGCCGTTGCGGACCTCGATCTCCCAGTGGTCCCGGTCGTCCCGGTCGTCCCGGTCGTCGGCGTCGTCGCGGTCGTCGTCGGCCCGGTCGAACTCGACCTCGGTCACCTGCCCGCCACCGGCCCGCTCCAGGGCGATGCGCTCGGCGGCGGCGCGGTCGACGGCCGGTGCCGCGGCGCCCGCGGGCGGGGCCCCGGTGACCGAGGACAGGGCGACGGGGGCGATCGCGGCGTCCCCCGGGGCGAGGGCCAGCGCGGTCCCTCCGCCGACGAGGAACAGGCCGGCGGCGAGGGCTGCAACGGTGGTCCTGGTACGCATCTCTGATCGTCCTCCGTGTCGTGTCCGCTGGTCGACCGGTGTGTCCCGGTGACAGGGAGAACGATGCCGCCGCGGAGGACAAGGCCGCGCTGTGCGAGTCCTAAGGCGACCTCAAGACCGTCGGGTCGGCGTCACTCCGCCGGTGCGGCGAGCTCCAGCTCGACCTGCAGGCCCCCGCCGGGCGGGGAGTGCAGGGCGAGCCGGCCGCCCCCGGAGTCGGCCGTGCGGCGGGCGATGTCGAGGCCGAGCCCGGTCGAGCCCCCGCCGCTGACCCCGCGCGACGTCGGGTCGGAGCCCGGGGGCAGCCCGGGCCCGTGGTCGGTGACGACGAGCCGGGCCCCGCCGCGGGACCGGCCGGTGAGCTCGATCCCGAACGCCGTCCCGTCCGGGGTGTGGGCGAACACGTTGCCCAGCAGCGCGTCCACGCAGGCCTCGAGGTCGCCGCGGGCGCAGCCGACCGGCAGCGGGCCGTCGGCGAGGTCCAGGGTGACGGCGCGGTCGGTGTCCTCGGCGAGCACCTGCCAGAACTCCACCCGTTCCCGGACGACGGCGGCGGCGTCGGCGGACCGGCTCTCCCCGCCCCGGCGCCGGGCCTGCTCGATCGCTCCGGTGACCGCCCGCTGTACACCGTCCACACCGGACGAGATGCGGGCCGACTCGTCGGGGTCCCGCAGCGCCTCGGCGTCGAGCCGCAGCGCGGTGAGCGGGGTCCGGACCCGGTGGGCCAGGTCGGCGACGTTCTCCCGCTCCTCCTTGAGCAGCTCCGAGATCCGGCCCGCCAGCCCGTTCAGCGCCCCGGCGACGACGCCCAGCTCGGCGGGGGCCTCCGGATCGGCGCGGGCCGACAGGTCGCCGCGGGCGAGCCGCTCCGAGACCTCGGACAGGTCGGTGGTCGCGTCGACGAGGGTGCGGGCCAGCCGGTCGGCGACGAGCAGGCCACCGGCGAGGAGGACGACCGACAGCCCGGCGAGCAGCAGCCAGGACCGGACGACGCCGCGGTACAGCTCGTCGTCGGGCACGAAGACCCGGATCGCGGCGTTCCCGGCGGGCGTGCCCTGCACGGCGAAGACCATCTCCCGGCCGCCGGGCGCGTCGGTCGACGCGCTCTGCCCGAGCAGGCCGAGCTCCACCAGCCGGCTGCGCGGTGCGGGCGCGCCGACGATGTCGCCGCCGGGCAGGAACACCGAGACGTCGGTGACGTCCGCGGCGTCGGCGCCCTGCACGACGGGCTGCATCGCGGCGCGGTCCCCGGTCGCGACGGTCGGGGTCAGCGACCGGGCCTGCGAGGTGGCCCCCGACAGTGCGGAGTCCTCCGCGACGGAACGGATGAGCGTGGCCAGCGGGATCGCGAACGCGACCAGCACCAGCAGCACCGTCGCACCGACCAGGACGAGGATCCGGCGGCGCATCAGGCGTCACCGGTGGGTGCGGAGAGCCGGACCCCGACCCCGCGCACCGAGTGGAGGTAGCGCGCGGCCTGCGCGGTCTCCCCGAGCTTGCGCCGCAACCACGACAGGTGGACGTCGACGGTCTTGTCCGCGCCGCCGTAGGGCTGCTGCCACACCTCGGTGACCAGCTCCCGCTTGCTGACGACCTGGTCCGCCCGGGCGGCGAGGTAGTGCAGCAGGTCGAACTCGCGCGGGGTGAGCTCCAGCTCGCCGCCGTCGAGGTGCGCGCGGCGCGACCGCGGGTCCACCGACAACCCCCCGACGACGACCGTCGGGTCCGGCGTCCCGTCGCCGAGCCGCCGCAGGACGGCCCGGATGCGGGCGTCGAGCTGCGCGGCGGCGAACGGCTTGACCAGGTAGTCGTCCGCGCCGGCGTCGAGGACGGCGACGATCTCGGACTCGTCGTCCCTGGCGGTCGCGACGATCACCGGGACGGAGCTGGCGCCGCGCAGCATCCGCAGCATCGTGGTGCCGTCCATGTCGGGCAGCCCGAGGTCGAGCACCACCAGGTCGGGCCGGGTGCCGACGGCGGACTCGAGGCCGGCCATGGCGGTGGGGGCGGAGTCGACGGCGTGCCCGCGCTCGGAGAGCCCCCGGATCAGGGCTCCGCGGATGCCGGGGTCGTCCTCGACGATCAGGATCTGGGCCACGGGGACCGAACCTATCCGCCGCGACGGGCGGGACGGGACGTCCTGGGTGTCGTTTGTGTCCCTATTAGGGATGCGTTAACCCGGGGCCGGGGCATGCTGTCGGCATGGACCGATCGACGAAGCGCACCGCGCGGCCCGGGCTCCAGGTCGGGCTCTGGATCGCGGCGGCCGTCGGCGCGCTGGTGCTCGGGATGACGGCGGTCGGGACGATCGGTTCCGGCCTCGGTGGCGACAGCGGGACGCAGCCGCTCGCGGCCGAGGAGATCGAGGCACGGCTCGCGCGGCAGGTGGCCGCGGAGCCCGGGGCGGGGGCGGCACCGCCCGCACCGCAGCAGCCCGCCGCCCAGCAGCCCGCGGCGCCACAGCCCGCGGCGCAGCAGCCCGCGGGGAAGCCCCCGCCCGCCGTCGTGCCCGCCGGACCGGGCGGGACGATCCTCGCCCGCTGTGCCGGCACCACCCCGGAGGTGGTGTCGGTGAACCCGGCCCAGGGCTTCGAGCGCGACGACGACGATGACGCCGGCCCGGGCCGGGTGGGCCTCGACGGCGACGACGTCGACGTCGTCGTGGCCCTGAGCTGCGCGGACGGTGTCCCCTCCGGTCAGGTGACGGTCCTCGCCGAGGACTGATCCCGCCGCGGCGTCACCCGTGCCTGCTCCGCTCGTGGAAGAAGTCCTCGACCACGGCGAGCTCGCCGGTCCGGGCGATCTCGTCGTGCACGAACCGGCCGACCGCGAGGTCGAGCACGCCCAGCCCGAACGGGGAGAACACCACCGTCCGGTCGGCGGGCACCCGGACCCGGCCGGACATGACGTCGTCGAGCGTCCCGTCCAGGAAGTCCCGGTTCCCGGTCGCCTGCTCCACCAGGTGCGGTGAGGTGTCCGCCTTCAGGCAGTGCTCGACGTCGTCGACGATGTTCGCGGACGCGAGCAGGACCTCCGGCGCGAGATCGCGCAGCGACACGTTGAGCACCAGCGGGGCGTGCGAGAACCAGCCTGGATCGTCGACGTACGGGCGGGCCGCGACGGTGGCGAACACGACCAGGTCGCTGCCGCGGACGAGCGATCCGGCGTCGTCGTGCACCGTGATCCGGCCGCCCGCCCCGGACCGCTCCAGGTAGCCGCGGAACCCGGCCGCGCTGTCGGCGGACAGGTCGTGCACGCCGATCTCGTCGAACTCCCAGCCGGTCCCGGCCAGGAAGGTGTGGATGTAGCGGGCGATCAGCCCGGTCCCGACGAACCCGACCCTCAGCGGCCGGTCCCGGTCACGGGACAGCCGGTCGGCGGCCAGCGCCGCGGACGCCGCGGTGCGGGTGGCGCTGATGATCGAGCTCTCCAGCACCGCGAACGGGTAGCCGGTCGCCGGGTCGTTGAGGATCAGCACGGCGGAGGCCCGCGGGAGTCCGGACGCGACGTTGCCCGGGAAGCTGGAGATCCACTTCAGGCCGTCCACCCGGGACGGGCCCCCGATCGACGCGGGCAGCGCGATGATCCGCGAGGCCGGCCGGTCCGGGAACCGCAGGAAGTACGACGGCGGGTTGACCGAGTCCCCGGCCCCGTGCAGCCGGTAGGTGTCCGCCACGAGGTCGACGATCTCGCGCTCGCGGCCCTGCAGTACCCGGCGGACCTGGCCGCCGGAGATCACCG
Proteins encoded in this window:
- a CDS encoding DUF2399 domain-containing protein, yielding MTGPEAGPVAVRLAELLRATGRTRLARAAVQRAHLEADPSSVGTAGARRGLAAALDELAAAGVLVPTRETDDGVPPLPKSVKLLRPGAVGPVAAGPGGRGVPWHAELAWAADLPHPPPVLRRVSDWLFAGGTRAVEVPLRERALEITGDEKAFDGRLPGRLDLATLRARRVVPPLHVESLPAGGTVLLVVENADTADSLVRALRDDPGPVAGVAWGAGNAFTASVLRLRDDPPAAIRYFGDLDAAGLRIPRRASELAVAEGLPEVRPATGLYRALLEHGVPAPSARIDHSDVDWLDPGLRGPVRELFASGMRLAQEAVGHRVLSAGRDWRTGLPPT
- the sbnB gene encoding 2,3-diaminopropionate biosynthesis protein SbnB; the protein is MTDVQENAAAGAGETLDPPPFSVISGGQVRRVLQGREREIVDLVADTYRLHGAGDSVNPPSYFLRFPDRPASRIIALPASIGGPSRVDGLKWISSFPGNVASGLPRASAVLILNDPATGYPFAVLESSIISATRTAASAALAADRLSRDRDRPLRVGFVGTGLIARYIHTFLAGTGWEFDEIGVHDLSADSAAGFRGYLERSGAGGRITVHDDAGSLVRGSDLVVFATVAARPYVDDPGWFSHAPLVLNVSLRDLAPEVLLASANIVDDVEHCLKADTSPHLVEQATGNRDFLDGTLDDVMSGRVRVPADRTVVFSPFGLGVLDLAVGRFVHDEIARTGELAVVEDFFHERSRHG
- a CDS encoding response regulator transcription factor; translation: MAQILIVEDDPGIRGALIRGLSERGHAVDSAPTAMAGLESAVGTRPDLVVLDLGLPDMDGTTMLRMLRGASSVPVIVATARDDESEIVAVLDAGADDYLVKPFAAAQLDARIRAVLRRLGDGTPDPTVVVGGLSVDPRSRRAHLDGGELELTPREFDLLHYLAARADQVVSKRELVTEVWQQPYGGADKTVDVHLSWLRRKLGETAQAARYLHSVRGVGVRLSAPTGDA
- a CDS encoding PepSY domain-containing protein produces the protein MRTRTTVAALAAGLFLVGGGTALALAPGDAAIAPVALSSVTGAPPAGAAAPAVDRAAAERIALERAGGGQVTEVEFDRADDDRDDADDRDDRDDRDHWEIEVRNGGTEHDIDVDAATGEILDHDVDGDDSTDDRDDRDDD
- a CDS encoding HAMP domain-containing sensor histidine kinase, whose translation is MRRRILVLVGATVLLVLVAFAIPLATLIRSVAEDSALSGATSQARSLTPTVATGDRAAMQPVVQGADAADVTDVSVFLPGGDIVGAPAPRSRLVELGLLGQSASTDAPGGREMVFAVQGTPAGNAAIRVFVPDDELYRGVVRSWLLLAGLSVVLLAGGLLVADRLARTLVDATTDLSEVSERLARGDLSARADPEAPAELGVVAGALNGLAGRISELLKEERENVADLAHRVRTPLTALRLDAEALRDPDESARISSGVDGVQRAVTGAIEQARRRGGESRSADAAAVVRERVEFWQVLAEDTDRAVTLDLADGPLPVGCARGDLEACVDALLGNVFAHTPDGTAFGIELTGRSRGGARLVVTDHGPGLPPGSDPTSRGVSGGGSTGLGLDIARRTADSGGGRLALHSPPGGGLQVELELAAPAE